Below is a genomic region from Flavobacterium ginsengisoli.
TTTGAAAGACTTACAGGCCGTTATGTTGTGGTTTTAAAAACAATTGTAAGCAGAAGAGTTTTAACTTTTGGAATTCTAATTGCTTTCTGTGCTTTTATTTTTATAGAAAATAAAGTACTTCCTTCTGGATTTATTCCGAGTGAAGATCAGGGAACCATTTACGGGATCATTCAAACGCCTCCTGGCGCTACTTTAGAAAGAACCAATCAGGTTGCTCAGAAATTGCAAAAAATCTGTGAAAAAGTCGAAGGCGTTGAATCTGTTTCTTCTTTGGCAGGTTATGAAATCATGACGGAAGGTCGTGGTTCTAATGCTGGAACCTGTTTAATTAACTTAAAATCATGGTCTGACAGAAAGCATTCTGTAACAGAAATCATGGAAGAATTAGAAAAGAAATCTAAAGATCTAGGTGCTGTCGTAGAGTTTTTTGAACCGCCCGCAATTCCAGGATTTGGTTCTTCTGGTGGTTTTTCTATGCGTTTACTAGACAAAACTACCAGCACCAATTATCAGGAATTTGATAAGATCAACAAGCAGTTTATGGCCGAACTAGGAAAACGTAAAGAGCTTTCTGGTTTGTTTACTTTCTTTGTCGCCAATTATCCGCAATACGAACTGGAGATCAATAATGATTTAGCAATGCAAAAAGGCGTCTCTATTGGTAAAGCAATGGAAAACTTAAATATTTTAATTGGAAGTACCTACGAACAAGGTTTTATCAAATTTGGACGTTTCTTTAAATTATATGTACAATCTGACCCAAAATTTAGAAGACTCCCATCAGATGTATTGAATCTCTTTGTAAAAAATGATCATGGAGAAATGGTGCCTTATTCTGCTTTTATGACTCTTAAAAAAACACAGGGACCTAATGAGATCACGCGTTACAACATGTATAATTCTGTCGCTATTCAGGGTCAGCCTGCAAAAGGATACACCACTGCAGATGCCATTAAAGCGGTACAGGAAACCGCTCTTAAAACACTTCCTAAAGGATATGATATTGCATGGGAAGGTCTTTCTTATGATGAAGCTGGAAGAGGCAACGAATCGCTTTATATCTTTTTAGTGGTATTGGCTTTCGTTTACTTCGTATTGGCCGCACAATATGAGAGTTTTATTATTCCGTTGTCTGTAATTTTATCTATTCCTGTTGGAATTTTAGGTTCGTTTGTCATTCTTCAAATGATGGGCTTGCAAAACGATATTTACGCTCAAATCGGATTGATTATGCTGGTCGGATTGCTTGGTAAAAATGCCGTACTGATCGTCGAATTTGCTGTATTAAAACATTCGCAAGGCGCGACAATTCTCGAAGCCGCAATTGAAGGTGCCAAAGTTCGTTTTAGACCTATCTTAATGACATCATTTGCCTTTATTGCTGGTTTGATACCGTTAATTTTTGCTTCTGGAGCGGGCGCAATTGGAAACAGAACTATTGGAGGATCTGCGCTTGGAGGAATGCTTTTCGGAACCATTTTCGGAGTAATCATAGTTCCTGGACTATATTACATTTTTGGTTCATTGGCACAAGGCCGAAAACTAATTAAAGGAGAAGAAGAAAGCTCTTTATCTGATGATTTCATGCATCATGTAGATGATTTTTCAACAAACAATCAAACGGAGGAAAATGAAGAATAACAGAAATATAAAATACGCAGGTCTTGCCTGCGTATTACTCTCTATAGCAGGATGTAAAACAACTTCTATTGTAGAAAAAACAGAAAATAAAACGGTACCCGAAAACTATACTGATAATGGTTTAGACACTCTAAATACTGGAAAAGTTAAATGGAGAAGCTATTTTACAGATCAAAATTTGGAGAATCTGATTGATATTGCATTGAAAAACAATCAGGAATTGAATATTACGCTTCAAGAAATTGAAATTGCTAAAAGCGAAGTAAAAGCACGAAAAGGAGAATACCTGCCATTTGTTGGTTTTAGCGCTGGTGCCGACTTAACCAAATCTGGAAGATACACCAGCACAGGTTCTGGCGAAGCAACAACAGATATTATGCCTGGCAAAGAAACACCTGATCCGCTTCCTAATTATCGTTTTGCACTGACTTCAAGTTGGGAAATAGATATTTGGAACAAACTTCATAATGCAAAGAAAGCCGCTTTAAACCGTTATTTAGGTTCTATTGAAGGAAAGAATTTTGTGATTACCAATTTGATTGCAGAAATAGCCGATTCGTATTATGAACTTTTAGCATTAGATAATCAACTAGAAATCACCAAACAAAACATTGACATTCAAACCAATGCTTTAAAAGTGGTTAAAATACAGAAAGAAGCCGCAAGAGTTAACGAACTGGCTGTACGTAGATTTGAAGCGCAGATTTTGAGTACGCAAAGTCTTCAGTTTGATATTCAGCAAGAAATTACCGAAACGGAGAATAAAATCAATTTCTTATTAGGGCGTTTTCCTCAAAAAATTGCTAGAAGCGACAATACTTTCAGCACTATTACTCCGGCAGATATTCACGCAGGAGTACCTTCACAGCTTTTAGAGAATCGTCCAGATATTAAAAAAGCAGAAATGGAACTAATTGTCGCAAAACTGGATATTAAAGTCGCTAAAGCGAAATTTTACCCTTCGCTAGGCATTTCAGCAGGGATTGGATATGAAGCTTTTAATACCAAATATTTACTGACTTCTCCAGAATCTCTGTTGTATTCTATAGCAGGCGATTTGGTTGCTCCTCTAATTAATAGAAATGCAATAAAAGCAGAATATCTTACCGCTGGAGCTAAGCAAATTCAGGCTGTATACAATTATGAAAGAACATTGGTAAATGCTTATATCGAAGTTGCCAACCAATTGTCTAAAATTCAAAATACGACAAAAAGCTACGGCTTGAAGTCACAGCAAGTTGATGCTTTAAACGAATCTGTTCAGATATCTAACAATTTGTTTAGTTCTGCCAGAGCAGATTATATGGAAGTTTTATTGACTCAAAAAGATGCTTTAGAATCAAAATTTGAACTTATCGAAACCAAAAAACAGCAGATGAACGCCTTTGTTAATGTTTACAGAGCATTAGGAGGTGGCTGGAATTAGTAGTTTTCATTTTTATTTTTTGAAAAGGAGATTGGCTGAAAAGCTAATCTCCTTTTTGTATTTAAAATGCTAAGCTCTTACTTAACTAAACTCAAACAGAGTTAATGTTTGTATTATTTACAAATCATCTACCTCTGATTGTATTTCAAGATAAGACAAATAAAAAAAGCTCATTTATTTGCTAAATGAGCTTTTTCTTTATCTTGTTATTTTGGCGTAAAACCATCTTTCACGAGCGTAACTTATTCCTTTATACAATACTAATCCGAAAATTACATAAAAAGAAACTTTAAAATAAATAGCAAGATACCAAGATCTAGTTTGAGAATTATAGTATTCTATTGGAGCATCTCTTAAGAAAAAATTTCCTGTCAATTTGCTTTTGTAAAGCGGTTGCTTATCAAAATTTTCCTTTAGATATTCGAGCTTCGTTATTCTTAATTCTATTTCTGATTGATTACCTAAAGTTATTCCTTTAACCAGATAGGATAATCCCGTTCCCTCACCTGTTCCAGCATCTTCAGAAATTTGTTTGATTAATAAAACATCATTTACAGTGTATTTATTTTTATTCCTAAAGCTTTTTAGATTTTCATATTCGTTCAAATAACTATCTGTAATGAGACTTCCTATTGTTATTACAGTAGATATAATCACATTACAAACAATAAGAAAAGCTAAAAATGCTATTCCTGCTCTTTTTATCACTTTAAATTATTTTATATAACATTCAGCTTACATTTCTTTTAAATTGGTTTCTATTTTCTCTCCATCTTTACTTATGGTTACACTTTTCTCAATATTCGCTTTGTCTATGTATGACGATCTTGCTGTTCCATAATTAGTTGTAGAACCTGCGTAGCCCCAATAGTTATAATAATTGGTATATCCTGAGACATAAGAATAGTTGTAAGAGTTAGAAAAATCAAAACTAGCCATAACGACATAAGTGCCTGGCATAAGATCTAAAAACTCAAAATGTCCTTCGTCATCATATACTTTGGCTTTTTTTACTGAATAACCAAAATCAGAATGTAGAGGAACTTCTGGCATTTTTTTCTGTTTTCGTATTTTTTTGTTGACTTCTACCCATTCTTCATAATAATCAGAACTTGGAAAAAGTGTAATCTCAGTTCCTTTTGGAGCATATTGCTTTTTAGCCGTATTTACTAAACCTCCTAATTTTTTACCAGAGTTTGCTCTTGCATAAGCTGTTCCAATAATAACACTATTGCCTTTTGAAATCTGCTGAACAACTTGCTCTTTGTTAAATTTACTTTTAATGGGCTGATAATCTAACTCTTCGTTAACTGTAATTTCCCACATACCTTTACCCATCGACATTTCGCGTTGCCAAAGTCGGTGGTCCTTTTTTATCAATTATATAATTATACACAGCACCTGTACTTTCTTCTGAAACAGTAACAAGCCATGTATCATGCTTACCTGTTCTTGGAGAGTAATAACTAAAACTTTTCACCTCCTTGACACTATAAGGCTCTGTAAGCACTTTTGATTCATCATTATAATAAAACTGAAAAAAACGGGCTTTATAACCTACATCTAATGGCAATGTACCAATCATGTGGTCAGTCCAATTGAAATCTATAAATGGTTCTGTCGGATTCAGTTTTAATTTTTTATCCTTTTTGGTTTTCTTAGAATAATAATTTCCTGTAATGGGATCAGTAAAATCTAAGTTTAATTTGGTTTCCTTTCTATCGCTAGTATAGCTAATGGGTTTTAACGTTTGAGCATCTGCTACAGAAATATGTGTGGTCGTTTTTCCATTGTCCTTTGGAGTATAGACATTGGACAACGTTAGCTGATTGTTGGCTAAAGTAATATCATATGCTAATGATCCCATCTTTGTCCAGCTTGTATCTTTAACATAATATACTGTGTAAAGAGACTTTTCCTGTTTAATGTATTTGGTATTGATATCCTTGCCTCCGGAGTTATTGTCTTCTGACAAAATACAGTAAATGGAAGCAGACTTACTGTTAAAAAAAGTGCATACAATTTCATAGTGGCTAATAATGATTAATGGGGCAAATGTTTTTGTTTGTAATTCAAATGTAGTAAAAATCTTTTTATTTCTTTTTTGCCAGAATTTATCCAAATTCAACTAATTATTAAAACATTAAAAATCAAAAAGTTACAATAAATCGTAATTTACAATCAATATTTAGCAGGTTTTTTACTTCCAAAAACATACTATTTGTATACTAAATACGTACACTGGATTTATGTGTACGTAAAAACGTACTTTATTACCCCTTACCTAAACTATTAATAATCAACTTTACACTTTCGGTTTCAAATACTACTATCTATTTTACTAACTATTAATTGTTTACTAACCTTAAAATTTAAAAAATGAAGAAAATCATAAAATTAACTTGTATGCTAGCCACTGCAGCATTGCTATTTTATTCTTGCGAAAAGGAACAAGATTTAGATGTGGCTAAAACTGCTAAGAAAGATGCCCCCGTATTGGCCAATAAAGACACTCTTTCTGTAAGTTCTGAACTTCAAGGTAGCGCAACTGCAAAAGGAACGGCTACTGCAAGAACCATAACTTTACAAACCAACACCTTATCTTGCCCTGGTGGATTGTGTACATCGTATGGTGTTTGGTCTACTGGCGTTTATACGGTTTGGTTTCAAATGAAATTTAACAACGGATTTTTCTGGAGCCGAGGTGGCAAATGCGGATATGGTATCTTAATTGGCGACCAAAATACAGGCGGTGATCCAGGTTGGGACGGAAATGGCGGTAGCGCAAGATTTATGTGGTATTGCCCAAACGGATCTAATTCTGCTAAAGGAAGTGGCGCTTATCTTCAGCCTTATGTGTATTATAGAGATCAGCCTGGACAATATGGCAATGATTTTGGAAAGAAATATTATATACAGGAAGGTGTTACTTATAATTGCCAGATATCTGTGAAACTAAATACAGGATCAAATACTGACGGATATGTTAAATATTACGTAAATGGCACAGAGATCTTAAACGAAAAAATTCGTTGGGTAACAAACGATTCTAAACGAAATGTGAATGCAGTAAGCTTACATACTTTCCGTGGCGGAAGTCAAGAATACTGGAAAGCTCCTGTAACTAGCTCTATTTACTATCCTAGTGCTTCTTGGGACGCTTTATAATATATAATACACTTTAAAGAAAATTTGAACCGAAAAAATAAACCCTACAACTTCGATGTTTTATCAATTAAAAAACATCGAAGTTGTTTTAGTTAAAAACCTTCTACAATTCTTTCTTAAAACAAATACTGGTTTCTATTCCAGCATATTGTCCATAATTTTCGATAACTGTATAAGTTCTAGTATATAATGCTACCGCTTCTACTTGCACATTACTTGTTTCCAAAACAGAAAATGTATAACCCAATTCTTTTGCCCAACTTTCAAGTTGGTTTAAAATATTATATGCTATTCCTCTTCCTCTATATTCTTCAGAAACAAACATACGTTTTACCTCAACAGATTCATTATCAAATTGTTTTATAGCTCCACAACCAACTGCAACGCCGTTGATGTAAGCAATAATAACATGCTTAATAGCATCTACCTTATTAAACTGATTGAAGTATTCCTGCATGTCTCCATTTCTGCTTGCTAAGTTCTCATCTAGTTTTACAATTAAATTTGCAAAATCGGTGTTTTGAGAAGTCGTTCTAACGAATTCTAGATCTTCAGTATATCCGTATATTTTCATATCTGTTAAGTCTTGTTCTCTTTTTCTATAATCTTTCTTTAAAAGCCCTTCATATACAAATCCAGAACGCTCCGCAACTTTAATGCTTGCTGTATTATCTACAGCAATTTTCATAAATAATCTATTAAACTTTTTCTTTGCAAAACACCAATTTTTAAATGCTGTTAATGCCTCAGCACCGTAATTATTGCCACTATATTTTTCGAAAATAAAATAAGCAAGTTCGCCTTTTGGTACTTTCCAGTCAATTTCTCTAACCGATATATGACCTATAAATTCATTATTTTCTTTTAAAAATATAGCGCAAGCAAAACCTTTATTTTCTTGCCAATCTATGGTTTTCTGCTCCATATATTTTTTTGTTGCTTCCAAACTGTCGTTAACCTTTAGCATATTAGTAAAGTAATCGTACAAGTATTCGCGATTATCGGTTATGCTTTTAAAAAAACATTCAGAATGTTCGGGACTGTAAGGTTTTATAAGAAGGTTTTTGGTTGTTATCATTTTATGGTAAATTGTAGTTGTGCTTTCTAAAGGTAAAACTATACAAAAACCTGATGCGTAAAAATGCTATTTTTCTATTAGTTAATGCGTTTTTTGCATTAGGTCGCTTTTTTGATAAGTAGTAATCGAAAAGAAGAAATGCTACAAATCAAAAAGCATTCTAAAACTAAATCAGCTTATTTTTAATCTCTTTATACTTAGAACGACCGATTGGCAACAAGTCGCCGTTTTTGAGTTGCATACTATACTTTCCTCCTGCTTCTACCGCAATTTTATCTGCTTGTTCCCAAGAGAGAATATACGATTTGTGTATTCTTTCGAAGGTGTCGGGAAGCAGTTTTTCTAAAGCTTCAAGCGATTTATCGTGTAATTCTATTTTATTATTTGCCAAATGCAACTCGGTATAAATTCCTGCGCCTTTTATGTATAAAATTTCATTAACAGGAACGAGTTTAAAGGTCTTTGATTTTCTTACTGCCAAAAAACGAACATCGGCGCCAGATTGTTTTCCTTGAGCGGTAAAGCGCGTAAAGGCTTGCGATAATCTGTTTTGATCGAAAGGCTTTGGTACAAAATCTAAAACACCATAATTAAAAGCTGTAATGGCTTTATCGGTGTAAGCTGATACAATAATGGTCTGAAACGGACCAGCAACAAAAGTCTGCAGGATTTCAAAGCCATCTTCTCCATTAAGATTCAAATCTAAAAGCGACAAATCAATTTCATTATTTTCAATAATCAAAAGTCCGTTTTCGAGAGAATCAGAAATCAGAATCTGAGCGTCTTTATCAAAGAAATCACGTGTCATTCTTTCTACTCTCTTGGCAATACGAGCTTCATCTTCAATTATGAGTATTTTCATTTTAATCAAAAATTTTAATGATAGTCTCCCAACCTTTTTCTACAGAATGAGAATCAAAAGACCAATTGGTGCCATAACTTTCTGTTAATCTAGCTTCAATGTATTTAAATCCAGTTCCTATTCGCTTCTCTTTTTTAGCTTTTCGATTTTTGGCAAAAGTCAGCAAAGTGTATTGTTTAAATTGCTTTTCTCTAGTAAATTTTAAACAGAAAACGATACAGCCTTGTTCTGGAGGAAGACTGTGCGTTATTCCGTTTTCTATTATGGTATGAAAAATAGCTGGCGGAATGGTTTCCTTTTCATCAATTTCTTCTTCTTGCCATTCATAACAAATTTCTTTCCGAAAAGACATTACTTCCAAATGTCTTCGGCACAAATCGATTTCTTGTCTGATCGTAATAAGTGTATCTTCAGCAATATCATTCATTATATCAAATTCTTCTGCAAGAGCGCGAATAAAAACAACTCCTTCTTTTGGCGATTCTTCTATCCAATCAATCAATGAAGTTAAAGTATTACGGAGAAAATGCGGCT
It encodes:
- a CDS encoding TolC family protein, whose protein sequence is MKNNRNIKYAGLACVLLSIAGCKTTSIVEKTENKTVPENYTDNGLDTLNTGKVKWRSYFTDQNLENLIDIALKNNQELNITLQEIEIAKSEVKARKGEYLPFVGFSAGADLTKSGRYTSTGSGEATTDIMPGKETPDPLPNYRFALTSSWEIDIWNKLHNAKKAALNRYLGSIEGKNFVITNLIAEIADSYYELLALDNQLEITKQNIDIQTNALKVVKIQKEAARVNELAVRRFEAQILSTQSLQFDIQQEITETENKINFLLGRFPQKIARSDNTFSTITPADIHAGVPSQLLENRPDIKKAEMELIVAKLDIKVAKAKFYPSLGISAGIGYEAFNTKYLLTSPESLLYSIAGDLVAPLINRNAIKAEYLTAGAKQIQAVYNYERTLVNAYIEVANQLSKIQNTTKSYGLKSQQVDALNESVQISNNLFSSARADYMEVLLTQKDALESKFELIETKKQQMNAFVNVYRALGGGWN
- a CDS encoding polysaccharide lyase, translated to MKKIIKLTCMLATAALLFYSCEKEQDLDVAKTAKKDAPVLANKDTLSVSSELQGSATAKGTATARTITLQTNTLSCPGGLCTSYGVWSTGVYTVWFQMKFNNGFFWSRGGKCGYGILIGDQNTGGDPGWDGNGGSARFMWYCPNGSNSAKGSGAYLQPYVYYRDQPGQYGNDFGKKYYIQEGVTYNCQISVKLNTGSNTDGYVKYYVNGTEILNEKIRWVTNDSKRNVNAVSLHTFRGGSQEYWKAPVTSSIYYPSASWDAL
- a CDS encoding LytR/AlgR family response regulator transcription factor — protein: MKILIIEDEARIAKRVERMTRDFFDKDAQILISDSLENGLLIIENNEIDLSLLDLNLNGEDGFEILQTFVAGPFQTIIVSAYTDKAITAFNYGVLDFVPKPFDQNRLSQAFTRFTAQGKQSGADVRFLAVRKSKTFKLVPVNEILYIKGAGIYTELHLANNKIELHDKSLEALEKLLPDTFERIHKSYILSWEQADKIAVEAGGKYSMQLKNGDLLPIGRSKYKEIKNKLI
- a CDS encoding efflux RND transporter permease subunit, which encodes MFNKFIHRPVFAIIISIIIVFIGTLSIKQLPISQFPQIAPTTVNIFIAYPGASADVLVKSTLITLENSLNGTQGVRYMATDATSAGEATLRIIFEPGTDPNEAVIRVKTRVDQVMPLLPELVQREGVVITPIQPSMLMYVNLYSKSKSMDEKFLYNYADVKMIPEISRVKGVARTQILGSRKYAMRVWLNPDRMRAYKISVEEVMQALQEQSIIGRPGRLGQSSGIVAQSLEYVLTYKGRYDEPKQYENVIVRANSEGESIRLKDIAKVELGSEFFDIYSNLDGHPSAAIVLKQNYGSNASDVINDVKAKLEEMKASFPPGMDYKISYDVSQFLDASIDQVVHTLRDAFILVALVVFIFLGDWRSTLIPIIAVPVSLIGAFFVIQLFGMSINLVTLFSLVLAIGIVVDNAIVVVEAVHAKFEEFPHITPYHAVKLVLGEIGGAIIAITAVMVSVFIPVSFMSGPVGTFYRQFSVTMSSSIIISAIVALTLTPVLCAILLKNNHGKQKKGNVLTKSLDAFNRWFERLTGRYVVVLKTIVSRRVLTFGILIAFCAFIFIENKVLPSGFIPSEDQGTIYGIIQTPPGATLERTNQVAQKLQKICEKVEGVESVSSLAGYEIMTEGRGSNAGTCLINLKSWSDRKHSVTEIMEELEKKSKDLGAVVEFFEPPAIPGFGSSGGFSMRLLDKTTSTNYQEFDKINKQFMAELGKRKELSGLFTFFVANYPQYELEINNDLAMQKGVSIGKAMENLNILIGSTYEQGFIKFGRFFKLYVQSDPKFRRLPSDVLNLFVKNDHGEMVPYSAFMTLKKTQGPNEITRYNMYNSVAIQGQPAKGYTTADAIKAVQETALKTLPKGYDIAWEGLSYDEAGRGNESLYIFLVVLAFVYFVLAAQYESFIIPLSVILSIPVGILGSFVILQMMGLQNDIYAQIGLIMLVGLLGKNAVLIVEFAVLKHSQGATILEAAIEGAKVRFRPILMTSFAFIAGLIPLIFASGAGAIGNRTIGGSALGGMLFGTIFGVIIVPGLYYIFGSLAQGRKLIKGEEESSLSDDFMHHVDDFSTNNQTEENEE
- a CDS encoding GNAT family N-acetyltransferase, coding for MITTKNLLIKPYSPEHSECFFKSITDNREYLYDYFTNMLKVNDSLEATKKYMEQKTIDWQENKGFACAIFLKENNEFIGHISVREIDWKVPKGELAYFIFEKYSGNNYGAEALTAFKNWCFAKKKFNRLFMKIAVDNTASIKVAERSGFVYEGLLKKDYRKREQDLTDMKIYGYTEDLEFVRTTSQNTDFANLIVKLDENLASRNGDMQEYFNQFNKVDAIKHVIIAYINGVAVGCGAIKQFDNESVEVKRMFVSEEYRGRGIAYNILNQLESWAKELGYTFSVLETSNVQVEAVALYTRTYTVIENYGQYAGIETSICFKKEL